In Magnolia sinica isolate HGM2019 chromosome 12, MsV1, whole genome shotgun sequence, a single genomic region encodes these proteins:
- the LOC131220235 gene encoding terpene synthase 10-like: protein MLCLLQWADYCKANLLEAKWYNNGYTPGLEEYLSNAWVTASGPIILFHVYFLMGENITKEALDCIGSYPNLIRCPSIIYRLTDDLETSANERERGDVPKSIQCHMHETGVSEAVAQEYIGGLINDTWKKINEDLDLVANSPFPKSLVGPSINLARMAHCMYQYGDGYGVPDQHTTDHIKSLLVQPIPLE from the exons atgttatgtttattGCAGTGGGCTGATTATTGCAAAGCAAACCTATTGGAAGCAAAATGGTACAACAACGGTTACACCCCTGGGCTTGAAGAATATCTGAGCAATGCATGGGTTACAGCATCTGGGCCCATCATTCTGTTTCATGTATATTTTTTAATGGGAGAAAACATAACAAAGGAGGCTCTAGATTGCATTGGAAGCTACCCAAATCTGATACGCTGCCCATCTATTATCTATCGACTCACCGACGATCTGGAAACTTCAGCG AACGAacgagagagaggtgatgtgccAAAATCAATCCAATGTCACATGCACGAGACAGGTGTTTCTGAAGCTGTTGCGCAAGAGTACATAGGAGGTCTAATCAATGACACCTGGAAGAAGATAAATGAAGATCTTGATCTTGTGGCCAACTCTCCATTCCCCAAGTCTCTTGTGGGTCCCTCCATAAATCTTGCAAGGATGGCCCACTGCATGTACCAATATGGTGATGGATATGGTGTTCCCGACCAGCACACCACGGACCATATCAAGTCATTACTGGTCCAACCTATTCCGCTTGAGTAG